Proteins encoded in a region of the Orcinus orca chromosome 8, mOrcOrc1.1, whole genome shotgun sequence genome:
- the TMEM25 gene encoding transmembrane protein 25 isoform X4: MALPPGPATFPHTLLLLPALLSSGTPLFIPWPCICVVKSPSVPSLPAPSVWVPIPGTRVGFPSSTSPRSSRPWLENPGALSLGLLPFCNWTSSRPQNSTKPPPALHRIPCVPGWGELAPQIDGHTWAERALRENERHAFTCWVAGGPGTRRLAWYLDGQLQKTSTSRLLSVGREAFSGGTSTFTVTAQRAQHELNCSLQDPDSGRSANASVLLNVQFKPEIAQVGAKYQEAQGPGLLVVLFALVRANPPANVTWIDEDGPVTVNTSDFLVLDAQNYPWLTKHTVQLQLRSLPQNLSVVATNDVGVTSASLPAPGPSRRPSLISSDSNNLKLNNVRLPRENMSLPSHLQLNDLTPDSRGKPADQQMAQDNSQPELLDPEPGGLLTSRGSGRAGSAAIAHGPSRSAACGIFLDRGTNPRPLQRQANSQPLHHQGSP; this comes from the exons ATGGCGCTGCCTCCAGGGCCAGCTACCTTCCCGCACACACTTCTGCTCCTGCCGGCCCTTCTGAGCTCAGGTACACCCCTGTTCATCCCTTGGCCATGCATTTGTGTGGTCAAGTCCCCCTCTGTCCCCTCCTTGCCTGCACCTTCAGTTTGGGTACCCATTCCAGGCACCAGAGTTGGGTTCCCTTCATCCACCTCCCCAAGGTCCAGCCGTCCCTGGTTAGAGAACCCAGGTGCTCTGTCTCTTGGCCTGCTGCCCTTCTGTAACTGGACCTCATCCCGGCCACAGAACAGTACTAAGCCTCCACCAGCTCTCCACAGAATCCCCTGTGTTCCAGGTTGGGGGGAGTTGGCGCCACAAATTGATGGTCATACCTGGGCAGAGCGGGCACTTCGAGAGAATGAACGCCACGCCTTCACCTGCTGGGTGGCAGGGGGGCCTGGCACCCGCCGATTGGCCTGGTACCTGGATGGACAGCTACAGAAGACCAGCACCTCAAGACTGCTGAGCGTGGGCAGGGAGGCCTTCTCTGGAGGCACCAGCACTTTCACTGTCACTGCCCAGCGGGCCCAGCATGAGCTCAACTGCTCCCTGCAAGACCCAGACAGTGGCCGGTCAGCCAACGCCTCCGTCCTCCTCAATGTGCAAT TTAAGCCGGAGATTGCCCAGGTTGGGGCTAAGTACCAGGAAGCTCAAGGCCCGGGCCTCCTGGTCGTCCTTTTTGCCCTGGTGCGTGCGAACCCGCCTGCCAACGTGACCTGGATCGACGAGGATGGGCCGGTGACTGTCAACACCTCTGACTTCCTGGTGCTGGATGCCCAGAACTACCCCTGGCTCACCAAACACACCGTGCAACTGCAGCTCCGCAGCCTGCCACAGAACCTGTCCGTGGTGGCCACCAACGATGTGGGTGTCACCAGCGCCTCGCTTCCGGCCCCAG gcccctcccggCGTCCATCCCTGATCTCTAG TGACTCCAACAACCTGAAACTTAACAACGTGCGCCTGCCGCGGGAGAACATGTCCCTCCCGTCCCACCTGCAGCTCAACGACCTCACTCCGGACTCCAGAG GGAAACCAGCGGACCAGCAGATGGCTCAGGACAACAGCCAGCCAGAGCTTCTGGATCCGGAGCCCGGCGGCCTCCTCACCAGCCGAG gctccggacgcgcaggctcagcagccatcgctcacgggcccagccgctccgcggcatgtgggatcttcctggaccggggcacgaacccgcgtcccctgcaacggcaggcgaactctcaaccactgcaccaccagggaagcccat
- the TMEM25 gene encoding transmembrane protein 25 isoform X7 translates to MTAVLIRPEQSLRLLSGIEPGWGELAPQIDGHTWAERALRENERHAFTCWVAGGPGTRRLAWYLDGQLQKTSTSRLLSVGREAFSGGTSTFTVTAQRAQHELNCSLQDPDSGRSANASVLLNVQFKPEIAQVGAKYQEAQGPGLLVVLFALVRANPPANVTWIDEDGPVTVNTSDFLVLDAQNYPWLTKHTVQLQLRSLPQNLSVVATNDVGVTSASLPAPGLLATRVEVPLLGIVVAGGLALGTLVGFSTLVACLVCRKAKKTKGPSRRPSLISSDSNNLKLNNVRLPRENMSLPSHLQLNDLTPDSRGKPADQQMAQDNSQPELLDPEPGGLLTSRGSGRAGSAAIAHGPSRSAACGIFLDRGTNPRPLQRQANSQPLHHQGSP, encoded by the exons GTTGGGGGGAGTTGGCGCCACAAATTGATGGTCATACCTGGGCAGAGCGGGCACTTCGAGAGAATGAACGCCACGCCTTCACCTGCTGGGTGGCAGGGGGGCCTGGCACCCGCCGATTGGCCTGGTACCTGGATGGACAGCTACAGAAGACCAGCACCTCAAGACTGCTGAGCGTGGGCAGGGAGGCCTTCTCTGGAGGCACCAGCACTTTCACTGTCACTGCCCAGCGGGCCCAGCATGAGCTCAACTGCTCCCTGCAAGACCCAGACAGTGGCCGGTCAGCCAACGCCTCCGTCCTCCTCAATGTGCAAT TTAAGCCGGAGATTGCCCAGGTTGGGGCTAAGTACCAGGAAGCTCAAGGCCCGGGCCTCCTGGTCGTCCTTTTTGCCCTGGTGCGTGCGAACCCGCCTGCCAACGTGACCTGGATCGACGAGGATGGGCCGGTGACTGTCAACACCTCTGACTTCCTGGTGCTGGATGCCCAGAACTACCCCTGGCTCACCAAACACACCGTGCAACTGCAGCTCCGCAGCCTGCCACAGAACCTGTCCGTGGTGGCCACCAACGATGTGGGTGTCACCAGCGCCTCGCTTCCGGCCCCAG GGCTCCTGGCCACCCGGGTGGAAGTGCCACTGCTGGGGATCGTTGTGGCCGGAGGGCTTGCCTTGGGCACCCTGGTGGGGTTCAGCACCTTGGTGGCCTGTCTGGTCTGCAGGAAAGCGAAGAAGACCAAAG gcccctcccggCGTCCATCCCTGATCTCTAG TGACTCCAACAACCTGAAACTTAACAACGTGCGCCTGCCGCGGGAGAACATGTCCCTCCCGTCCCACCTGCAGCTCAACGACCTCACTCCGGACTCCAGAG GGAAACCAGCGGACCAGCAGATGGCTCAGGACAACAGCCAGCCAGAGCTTCTGGATCCGGAGCCCGGCGGCCTCCTCACCAGCCGAG gctccggacgcgcaggctcagcagccatcgctcacgggcccagccgctccgcggcatgtgggatcttcctggaccggggcacgaacccgcgtcccctgcaacggcaggcgaactctcaaccactgcaccaccagggaagcccat